In Bacillus marinisedimentorum, the genomic stretch AGACTGGGCCATATACCCCAATTTCTTCATCATGTCGAGCTTCGGCATTCCGACTCCCATCACGGTGACCTCGCCTGCTGTCGCTTTCTCAATTCCAGCGACAAGTTTAACGATCGTCGTTTTCCCGGCACCGCTTGGACCGAGCAATCCAAAAATTTCTGATTTCCTGATCGATAAATTAACGTTTGATAAGACTTGCCGTTTTCCATAAACTTTATCGGCATTGGAAACGATAATAATATGATCGTCCGTCACGATATCCCCTTCTTCCTTCCAACGTTTCTGCTGTCATTCACCTGAAAAATTCTGCCGATAGCCTGCTTCACTCTCTATTCTACTCTTGATAATCCGGCGTGGACTTGTATTCCCACTTGAATTTTTTGTGATTTTTGTGTCCTGCAATCCGAATTTGTGACGATTATTACAAATATATCCTTTATTTTTCGTTTTCTGCCTATCTTTTTTCAAAACGCGAAAAATGGGTAAAGATATGATACATTAACGATTTCAATGCAGGAGGACTGAAAAATGCCTAAAAAAATCCTTGCAAAGTATGTTGATAATAAAGATGTCGTACAGTATGCCGCAGGAAAAGATGGAATGGTTTCTGCTTCCCATCCCGAAGCCTCCAAAGCAGGAGCTGACATTCTCCGCAAAGGAGGCAATGCGGTAGATGCAGCGGCAGCTGTTGTATTTGCCCTGAATGTAGCCGAACCGATGATGTCCGGTATCGGCGGAAGCGGGTTTATGATGGTGCATTCAGGTGAAAATGGAAAGACGGTCGTGATTAACGGCCACACGAAAGCACCTAAAGCAGCCCATCCCAAACTTTTCTTCGATGAGAATGACGAAATCATCCCATTCCCCAAAAGATCAACAAGCGGAGATGCAATCGGGGTCCCAGGCACGTTGATGAGCGTCGCAAAAGCAGTGGAAAAATACGGGACGATGTCACTTGCCAATGTGCTTGAACCGGCCATTACGCTTGCTGAAGAAGGGGTTGAGGTGAACTGGGTGCTCGCCCATCATATTGAGTTATTTGAAGAAAGAATGTCAGAAGAAACAAAAAGCCTTTTTTTCCCAAACGGCAAGCCGCTGCAAAAGGGAGATACTCTCGTTCAGAAAGAGCTGGCCAAAACGTTCAGGCTTATTCAGGAGAAAGGCCCTGAAGTCTTTTACAAAGGTGAAATCGCAGAAGCCATCGTCAGCCATGTCCAAAAATGGGGCGGCAAGCTGACGAAAGAAGATATGGCGGATTACGAGGCTACTATCGATGAACCTGTATGGGGCGAATTCATGGAACATCAGATGGCCTCGTGCCCGCCGCCGAGTTCAGGCGGTATAACAACCCTCCAGATTCTTGAAATGCTTGAAAAACTGGACATTGAACAATATAAAGTCGATTCACCAGAAAAATATTATTATTTGAGCGAAGCGATGAGGCTCGCCTTTGCCGACCGAGCGGCTTATATGGGGGATCCCGATTTCAATGACATGCCGATAGAAGGTATGCGCAGTCCTGAATATATTGAAGAGCGGATTAAACTGATCGATCCGGAAAAAAAGAATCCGAATATTGAATTCGGGAATCCGTGGGCTTATCAGGAAGGTGAAAGCGGCAAAATAAACAAGAAGAGGTTCGAACGGCCCTTCGGACAAACAACACATTACGCTGTCGCTGACAAATACGGCAATGTCGTATCCCACACATTGACGCTCGAGCACCCGTTCGGATCCGGTTTCCTCGTCCCTGAATACGGCTTGATGCTTAATAATGAAGTGACGGACTTCGATCCTGAGCCGGGCGGGCCGAACGAAATCGACGGAGGCAAACGGCCATTGAGCAGCAAAACGCCTTCCATCCTGTTCAAAGATGGAAAGCCCGTGCTCGCTGTAGGTTCCCCCGGCGGCCCAACCATTATTGCATCCGTTTCCCAAGTCGTTTTAAATGTGCTTGTTTATGGGATGACCCTGAAAGATGCCATTGATGAGGCACGCATTTATAACGGCGAATACCCGCTCCAAATCTGGGAAGGCGGCATCCCTCTTGAAACAAGGGAGAAATTGAAAGAAAAAGACCACGAATGGGATGAAGAACCGCGCGGCCTCGGCATCGGGAATGTCCAGGGAATTTGGATTGACCATGTACACGGGCTGTTCCATGGTGCCTGTGATATGACCAGACAGGGCATGCCAGTCGGGATAGATGACGAGGATGAATTGTGAATAAAACCCGTTTCTTAAAAAGTTTTGAAAAGCCTTCCTTCCTAAAGAAACGCAGAATCCAATGCTCAGATGTAAAAATCTGAGCATTTCTTTTACCATCCATCCTGCTGCGAATTAAATGCTAATTTGCACCCCCGCCCCCGCTTGCTGCTGCCCGTTTTCGTTTTTGGATTGCGTTCACCCCCATCACGACCGCGATAAGTTCTTCAGTTGTAAGGCGCTCTGATTGATTGGTCAGTTTAAACGCTGATGAAGAAAAAAAGCCGCTGATTTTTTCGAATTTCGCAATCTGTTCCTTTCGTTCATCCATTACCGTGTACTCCATCGAAAAAGCAGGAGATTCGATAAAGTAAAATTCTGCTGAACCGGTTATGTATTCATATGTTTTTTTGAAAAGTGACATTGTCTCTTTTAACTGCCCAAGGTGTTCCCCGTTCCCATTCGTTATTTCCCACTTGCGCGAGAAAAATG encodes the following:
- the ggt gene encoding gamma-glutamyltransferase, with translation MPKKILAKYVDNKDVVQYAAGKDGMVSASHPEASKAGADILRKGGNAVDAAAAVVFALNVAEPMMSGIGGSGFMMVHSGENGKTVVINGHTKAPKAAHPKLFFDENDEIIPFPKRSTSGDAIGVPGTLMSVAKAVEKYGTMSLANVLEPAITLAEEGVEVNWVLAHHIELFEERMSEETKSLFFPNGKPLQKGDTLVQKELAKTFRLIQEKGPEVFYKGEIAEAIVSHVQKWGGKLTKEDMADYEATIDEPVWGEFMEHQMASCPPPSSGGITTLQILEMLEKLDIEQYKVDSPEKYYYLSEAMRLAFADRAAYMGDPDFNDMPIEGMRSPEYIEERIKLIDPEKKNPNIEFGNPWAYQEGESGKINKKRFERPFGQTTHYAVADKYGNVVSHTLTLEHPFGSGFLVPEYGLMLNNEVTDFDPEPGGPNEIDGGKRPLSSKTPSILFKDGKPVLAVGSPGGPTIIASVSQVVLNVLVYGMTLKDAIDEARIYNGEYPLQIWEGGIPLETREKLKEKDHEWDEEPRGLGIGNVQGIWIDHVHGLFHGACDMTRQGMPVGIDDEDEL